A single genomic interval of Acidobacteriota bacterium harbors:
- a CDS encoding DUF72 domain-containing protein has product MSIQPDTPAPRSRDGRIRVGTSGYSFADWRGPFYPQTIDKGKMLDYYVRHFPTVEINTTYYRIPHPAVFANMVKKAPAGFDFMVKVPQSFTHRRTDLDSDAGRFAEAISPLAESGKLAGLLAQFPYSFKFSPDALDYVSICRDAVAPHRLYVEFRHSGWVNRSMYDRLRKQGIGYVCVDEPQLPGLLAPDSFATTDTAYVRLHGRNADRWWDGGPLRYDYTYSKEELELWRRKIGKLMTKVSRLYVYFNNCHLGQAVGNAVDFVKLLES; this is encoded by the coding sequence ATGAGCATACAGCCAGACACGCCTGCCCCCCGGAGCCGTGACGGGCGAATCCGCGTGGGCACATCCGGCTATAGCTTTGCCGACTGGCGGGGCCCGTTCTACCCCCAGACCATCGACAAGGGCAAGATGCTCGATTACTACGTCCGGCACTTTCCGACCGTCGAGATAAACACGACCTACTATCGCATCCCGCACCCCGCCGTATTTGCCAACATGGTAAAGAAAGCGCCCGCCGGGTTTGACTTTATGGTAAAAGTGCCGCAGTCCTTCACTCACCGGCGGACGGATCTCGACAGCGACGCCGGCCGGTTCGCCGAGGCCATCAGCCCGCTCGCGGAATCCGGCAAGCTCGCCGGGCTGCTGGCGCAGTTCCCGTACTCGTTCAAGTTTTCCCCGGACGCCCTGGATTACGTGAGCATCTGCCGTGACGCCGTGGCGCCGCACCGCCTGTACGTCGAATTCCGCCACAGCGGCTGGGTCAACCGCTCCATGTATGACCGTCTCAGAAAACAGGGGATAGGCTACGTCTGCGTTGACGAGCCGCAGCTCCCCGGCCTGCTCGCACCGGACTCGTTCGCCACGACCGACACCGCCTACGTTCGGCTTCACGGCCGCAACGCCGACCGGTGGTGGGACGGCGGCCCACTCCGGTACGATTACACCTACTCGAAGGAGGAACTCGAGCTCTGGCGCCGGAAGATAGGCAAGTTGATGACCAAGGTCAGTCGACTTTACGTCTACTTCAACAACTGTCACCTGGGACAGGCCGTCGGCAACGCGGTCGATTTCGTCAAGCTCCTTGAGTCGTAG
- a CDS encoding DUF6754 domain-containing protein, translating to MFFPGLYLLLAGGGAWFDTSRTTVLICAIISIAIVLYTMHRARTGRPFKMREIAGLKAVEEAVGRATEMARPVLYTPGWGGDIQRPTTIASLNILSHIAEKTAQYDCRLVFPTHDPVIMAVAQEVVRESYARAGQGDRFSEDDICYVSSSQFGYAAAVEGMITRLKPASIFLLGTFEAESLILAEVGNTVGAIQIAGTDSTIQLAFFIVACDYTLIGEEVFAASGYLSQDASILASVRAQDVLKILIAIFLVGAILWATIDPTSGWWRF from the coding sequence ATGTTTTTCCCTGGTCTTTACCTGCTCCTGGCCGGCGGCGGGGCGTGGTTTGACACCAGCCGTACAACGGTGTTGATCTGTGCAATCATCTCAATCGCAATTGTGCTTTACACAATGCACCGTGCACGAACCGGGCGGCCATTCAAGATGCGGGAGATTGCCGGCCTGAAAGCGGTCGAGGAGGCCGTCGGGCGCGCCACCGAGATGGCCCGCCCCGTCCTGTACACGCCCGGGTGGGGGGGAGACATTCAGCGACCCACCACCATCGCGTCTCTGAATATCCTCAGTCACATCGCGGAAAAGACGGCGCAGTACGACTGCCGCCTTGTTTTCCCCACGCACGACCCGGTCATTATGGCCGTCGCCCAGGAAGTGGTTCGGGAAAGCTACGCCCGGGCAGGGCAGGGTGACCGCTTCTCCGAAGACGACATCTGCTACGTGTCGTCGTCGCAGTTCGGCTACGCGGCGGCCGTAGAGGGGATGATAACCCGGCTGAAGCCCGCGTCGATCTTCCTGCTGGGCACCTTTGAGGCCGAATCGCTCATTCTTGCGGAGGTCGGCAACACGGTCGGGGCCATCCAGATCGCGGGCACCGACTCCACCATTCAACTGGCCTTCTTCATTGTGGCCTGTGACTACACGCTGATCGGCGAGGAGGTTTTCGCGGCGTCCGGTTACCTCTCACAGGATGCCTCGATCCTGGCCTCGGTAAGAGCGCAGGACGTCCTGAAAATCCTGATCGCGATATTTCTTGTCGGCGCGATTTTGTGGGCAACCATAGACCCGACCTCGGGCTGGTGGAGGTTCTGA
- a CDS encoding extracellular solute-binding protein: MYRIVFAAAFLVLLAFDMPDCKTTLTWWQFWTDPDVKPAIDAIVSDFEKANPDIEVKLTDLTWANGHEKIVIAFSSGSGPDVVELGSDWIAQFAQTGHLSDISDHVTSDSAEFQGWGMATYDGRVFARPWILGTRVMFINRDLLSWGGFNKDFVPYDWEKFRFTTRRVRKLSPDIYGWGSNTAEKHRLYKKFLPFFWSNGAKIFTEDGEYCIVSSDKAIEALTFYKLLHDSCGYVADQRGIEDAFLDGKIGFIISGDWLLKRIALENRDIDFAVTNIPGPAFPGKSFLGGEFLAINEACENKEAARKLINFVTSPENQVRFCKANYSANPSSLEAQEDPYFADNEYFQAFIRQIRSAVHPPVDPDWVYIEDIIEEAVEDALFGSGLPATALREAQIKIAKLKKK, from the coding sequence ATGTATAGAATCGTTTTCGCTGCCGCCTTTCTGGTACTGCTCGCTTTCGATATGCCCGACTGCAAAACGACCCTTACCTGGTGGCAGTTCTGGACTGATCCCGACGTGAAGCCCGCCATAGACGCGATCGTGAGTGATTTCGAGAAGGCCAACCCCGATATCGAGGTCAAGCTGACCGACCTGACGTGGGCCAACGGGCATGAGAAGATCGTGATTGCCTTTTCCTCGGGGTCAGGACCGGACGTTGTGGAACTGGGCTCGGACTGGATCGCCCAGTTTGCACAGACCGGACACCTGTCCGACATTTCCGATCACGTCACCTCCGACAGCGCCGAATTCCAGGGCTGGGGGATGGCTACATACGATGGCAGGGTGTTTGCGCGGCCGTGGATCCTCGGCACGCGAGTTATGTTTATCAACCGGGACTTGCTTTCCTGGGGCGGCTTCAACAAAGATTTTGTGCCGTATGACTGGGAGAAGTTCAGATTCACCACCAGGCGAGTGCGCAAGCTCAGTCCCGATATCTATGGCTGGGGTTCGAACACGGCGGAAAAGCACCGCCTGTATAAGAAATTCCTGCCCTTCTTCTGGTCCAACGGGGCCAAGATCTTCACCGAGGACGGCGAGTATTGCATCGTGTCATCCGACAAGGCGATCGAGGCGTTGACGTTCTACAAACTGTTGCATGACTCCTGCGGATACGTGGCCGACCAGCGGGGGATTGAGGATGCCTTCCTGGATGGAAAGATCGGCTTCATTATCTCCGGAGACTGGCTGCTCAAAAGGATTGCGCTTGAGAATAGGGACATAGACTTCGCCGTGACCAACATTCCGGGACCGGCCTTCCCCGGCAAGTCGTTCCTGGGGGGAGAATTCCTCGCCATAAATGAAGCCTGTGAGAACAAAGAGGCCGCCCGGAAGTTAATTAACTTCGTTACTTCGCCGGAAAACCAGGTGCGGTTCTGCAAAGCCAACTACTCAGCCAACCCCTCCAGTCTCGAGGCCCAGGAGGATCCGTACTTCGCGGACAACGAGTACTTTCAGGCGTTTATCCGGCAGATACGTTCGGCCGTGCATCCCCCGGTCGACCCGGACTGGGTGTACATCGAGGACATCATTGAAGAGGCCGTGGAGGACGCCCTCTTCGGTTCCGGTCTGCCCGCGACGGCCCTGAGGGAAGCCCAGATAAAAATCGCAAAGCTGAAGAAGAAATGA
- a CDS encoding sugar ABC transporter permease: MSPKSKTALLLASPWVLTFLLFWLLPLVYSFVIGFTDYELLKGSHWVGLANYRELFSDAEFIGSIKNTFIFVLGTIPVTTVLALGMALLVNRQFKGRGVFRAAYFVPSITSMVVVALIFINLYARGGYVAILARMVGLAPPPHGFLYDGRTALYSIMAMDVWMSVGYYMLIFLAGLKAIPDELYEAAEISGASRVRRLFSITLPLLRPVMLFILVINSIKSFQVFVEIFVMTKGKFDTSTVVYFVYETGLATAFRLGYASAAAYVLFVIIAVFSLVYFALLRRRRIAW; encoded by the coding sequence ATGAGCCCGAAGTCAAAGACGGCGCTGCTCCTGGCGTCCCCCTGGGTTCTCACCTTCCTGCTCTTCTGGCTCCTCCCTCTGGTATACTCGTTTGTCATCGGGTTCACCGACTACGAACTGCTGAAAGGCTCTCACTGGGTCGGGCTGGCCAATTACAGGGAGCTGTTCTCGGATGCGGAATTCATAGGCTCGATCAAGAACACCTTCATTTTCGTCCTGGGTACCATCCCTGTTACGACCGTGCTGGCCTTGGGCATGGCGTTGCTGGTGAACCGTCAGTTCAAAGGGCGGGGCGTTTTCCGGGCCGCGTACTTCGTACCGTCAATAACCTCGATGGTGGTGGTGGCGCTCATCTTCATCAACCTGTACGCACGAGGCGGCTACGTGGCGATCCTGGCAAGAATGGTGGGGCTGGCGCCGCCGCCGCATGGTTTCCTCTATGACGGCAGGACGGCCTTGTACTCGATCATGGCCATGGACGTGTGGATGTCGGTCGGCTACTATATGCTGATCTTCCTTGCCGGCCTGAAGGCGATTCCGGACGAGTTGTACGAGGCCGCCGAGATCAGCGGCGCCTCACGAGTCCGCCGGTTGTTTTCCATTACGCTGCCCCTGCTCAGGCCCGTGATGCTGTTTATCCTGGTCATCAATTCCATCAAGTCGTTCCAGGTCTTTGTCGAGATATTCGTGATGACGAAGGGCAAATTCGACACCTCCACCGTGGTCTACTTCGTGTATGAGACCGGTCTTGCCACGGCCTTCCGTCTGGGTTATGCCTCGGCGGCCGCTTACGTGCTGTTCGTGATAATCGCGGTGTTTTCACTGGTGTACTTTGCGCTCCTGCGCCGGAGGCGGATTGCATGGTGA
- a CDS encoding carbohydrate ABC transporter permease → MVSQTGRFGAVIRYGFLTGLLVVMVFPLVWMFRVALAEPGSSIGSEILASSSITLDNFTDLFARANIGRPLFNSLFVGVTVTLGNILFCFMVAYSLARYRFRSGKLLFVTVVVVLMIPAHITIIPLYALCVKAGVYNTYWALILPWLVNPIGVFLVKQYVESIPPAMEEAARIDGAGELRILFQVVMPLCKPALAVLAIQVFFTNWNSFLFPYILTLDEGLRTLPVALALYQGHQAIDWQHLMAGSAVAVIPVLVLFVFMQRQIVSGITAGAVKQ, encoded by the coding sequence ATGGTGAGCCAAACCGGGAGATTCGGCGCCGTCATCAGGTACGGATTCCTGACCGGGTTGCTGGTCGTAATGGTCTTTCCCCTGGTCTGGATGTTCCGGGTGGCCCTGGCGGAACCCGGCAGCAGCATCGGCAGCGAGATTCTTGCAAGTTCAAGTATAACTTTAGATAACTTTACGGACTTATTTGCCAGGGCTAACATCGGCCGACCACTGTTCAATTCGCTGTTTGTCGGTGTGACCGTGACGCTGGGCAACATCCTGTTCTGCTTCATGGTTGCATATTCGCTGGCCCGTTACCGGTTCCGGTCCGGGAAACTGCTTTTTGTGACAGTAGTTGTGGTGCTGATGATTCCCGCGCACATTACGATCATCCCGTTGTACGCCCTGTGCGTCAAAGCCGGGGTATACAACACGTACTGGGCTCTCATTCTCCCCTGGCTGGTCAACCCGATAGGCGTATTTCTCGTCAAGCAGTATGTCGAATCGATCCCCCCGGCCATGGAGGAGGCTGCACGCATCGACGGCGCCGGTGAACTGCGCATTTTGTTCCAGGTCGTGATGCCCTTGTGCAAGCCGGCCCTGGCGGTGCTGGCCATTCAGGTCTTCTTTACTAACTGGAATTCGTTCCTGTTCCCCTACATTCTCACCCTGGACGAGGGTTTGCGCACCCTGCCGGTGGCCCTGGCTCTCTACCAGGGACACCAGGCGATTGACTGGCAGCACCTGATGGCCGGCTCGGCTGTTGCCGTGATTCCCGTCCTGGTCCTTTTTGTTTTCATGCAGCGCCAGATAGTGTCCGGCATCACGGCCGGGGCTGTAAAACAGTAG